The sequence CGGGCGTCTCCGACAACAAAGAGGCGGCCGGGGGACGCGCCGCAGATCGCCTCGACGATCGCCCGCTGGCGTTCATTCGTGTCCTGGAACTCGTCGACCAGGACAGCGGACATTTCGGCTTGCCAGGCTTGGCGGACCTGCGGGAGGCCGAGCAGGCGCACGGTGTTGGCTTCAAGGTCGTCGAAGTCAAGCGTGCTCTTCTCGTCGAGGCTGCGGCGGTAGAACTGGGCAGCGAGGCCGTGGACGGCAATGACGCGCTGGAGGTCCTCGGCGAAGCGCTGTTCAACGGCTTCATCCGGTGGAGCGTCGTCCGTTTTCCCGCCGCCAAGCCAGGGCTCGAGGCGATCTTCATAGACGTCACGGATGCGGCGCACGGCGTCCTTGGCCCGGCTGTCCTTCTTCCCGATGTTCAAGCGCGTATGCTGGCGGCGAATGGTGAAGAGCGCAGCACCGGCGGCGATGGGATTGCCCTGTGCGAGGTGGGCTTCGGCCTGCCCGAACTCGGCCAGGAGAGCTCGCACCTGGTTGGCCAGCTTATCGCTGGCGTCGGCTTCAAGCCTGCCTGAGGATTCCAGCTGGCGCAGCTCAGCGATGGCCGTCTGGACCGGCTGGCTGTCAAGGAACGAGGCGAGAGCGGCTGCAACCATCTGCCTGGCCCGCTCCGGCGCCGCCCCACCCTGCAGCACATCACCCACGTCCAGCCGCCGGCGCAGCAGGAAGGCGATGAGATCGGCGATGGAGAGCGGACTGAAGGAGGCGAACAGGGGCGCCAGGTCATGCTCCTGCGTGGCCAGGGCAAGCGCCGTCTCCACTGCCTGCTGCTGCAGGAAGGCGGCATTCGCCTCATCGGCAACCTCAAACTGGGGATCCACGCCGGCCTCGGCCGGGTGAGACCGCAGCACCTCGGCGCAGAAGCTGTGGATCGTGCCGATGCGGGCCGCGTCCAGTCCGGCTTCCAGGTTGGACCAGAACGCAGCCCGGACAGGATCAGCCTCGGCATCGATCTCCAGGCGGACGGCGCTACGGACGCGGTTGCGCATCTCGCGGGCCGCTTTCTCGGTGAAGGTGATGGCCAGGATCTGGCGCGGCGATAGCCCCTCGTCGAGCAGGGAGAGGTAGCGGGCGACGA comes from Anaerolineales bacterium and encodes:
- a CDS encoding UvrD-helicase domain-containing protein; the encoded protein is MTAYLTDLKGRQLEAATSRGRDLVVTAGAGTGKTRTLVARYLSLLDEGLSPRQILAITFTEKAAREMRNRVRSAVRLEIDAEADPVRAAFWSNLEAGLDAARIGTIHSFCAEVLRSHPAEAGVDPQFEVADEANAAFLQQQAVETALALATQEHDLAPLFASFSPLSIADLIAFLLRRRLDVGDVLQGGAAPERARQMVAAALASFLDSQPVQTAIAELRQLESSGRLEADASDKLANQVRALLAEFGQAEAHLAQGNPIAAGAALFTIRRQHTRLNIGKKDSRAKDAVRRIRDVYEDRLEPWLGGGKTDDAPPDEAVEQRFAEDLQRVIAVHGLAAQFYRRSLDEKSTLDFDDLEANTVRLLGLPQVRQAWQAEMSAVLVDEFQDTNERQRAIVEAICGASPGRLFVVGDAR